A genomic segment from Paenibacillus sp. encodes:
- a CDS encoding SGNH/GDSL hydrolase family protein, protein MKPSWFRNCLGVADAGNGLLPMRFTDAQLEFFERRPHRFRCDNSAGICLDVRTDSAFLRMRYRAAIKPGTTEQLLFDVYVDDVLVGVAGDTVTDEGAGEWTIDLPIQPGKPRRVTVYFPYLASVTVEALVLAERASCEPAEPHPRNLLCFGDSITQGMNAVHPSQTYPVLLARQLRMNLLNQAISGFVFHPGMIDPALPYRPDLVTVAYGTNDWALCDSIERFEEQADGFIGTLSELYADVPIAVMSPLWRADLNDRKPCGPFFGIHERLERICGSQPNVQYIDGLALTPHHERFYADGLHPNDQGFFHMTLSLLRRLTLAE, encoded by the coding sequence ATGAAGCCTTCATGGTTCCGGAACTGCCTCGGCGTCGCCGACGCCGGCAACGGCCTGCTTCCGATGCGGTTCACCGATGCCCAGCTCGAGTTTTTCGAGCGGCGGCCGCATCGATTTCGCTGCGATAACTCCGCCGGAATTTGTCTTGACGTTCGGACGGATTCCGCTTTTCTTCGAATGCGTTACCGCGCGGCGATCAAACCGGGGACGACCGAGCAACTGCTCTTCGACGTGTACGTCGACGACGTACTGGTCGGGGTCGCGGGAGATACCGTAACCGACGAAGGCGCCGGGGAATGGACAATCGACCTGCCGATTCAGCCGGGGAAGCCTCGGCGCGTGACGGTATACTTCCCGTACCTTGCCAGCGTCACTGTCGAGGCGCTCGTCCTGGCGGAGCGGGCCTCCTGCGAACCCGCCGAGCCGCACCCGCGAAATTTGCTGTGCTTCGGAGATTCCATTACGCAAGGGATGAACGCCGTTCACCCTTCCCAGACGTACCCGGTCTTGCTCGCGAGGCAGCTGCGGATGAACTTGCTCAACCAGGCGATCAGCGGATTCGTGTTTCACCCCGGCATGATCGATCCGGCGCTGCCGTACCGTCCGGATCTCGTTACTGTAGCGTATGGGACGAACGACTGGGCGCTCTGCGATTCGATCGAGCGGTTCGAGGAACAGGCGGACGGCTTCATCGGCACATTGAGCGAATTGTACGCCGACGTGCCGATCGCCGTCATGTCGCCGCTGTGGCGCGCGGACCTGAACGATAGGAAGCCGTGCGGCCCGTTCTTCGGCATCCATGAGAGGCTGGAGCGCATATGCGGCTCACAGCCCAATGTGCAGTATATCGACGGCCTTGCTTTGACGCCGCACCATGAGCGCTTTTACGCGGACGGTCTTCATCCGAACGACCAAGGCTTTTTCCATATGACGCTGTCGTTATTGCGGCGGCTTACGTTGGCGGAGTGA